Proteins encoded within one genomic window of uncultured Sphingopyxis sp.:
- a CDS encoding LysR family transcriptional regulator, translating into MRHLARFDLNLLRIFDAIFAKGGVSAAARHLNLSQPAISHALARLRAQFDDPLFVRQGNRLVPTSAARAIAGPVREALRGLDAALDAATAFDPAQTTREFRIGVRLSGEMPRFSSLVARVRAAAPHAALASVTFRRRDLVTMLANGDLDLALDVALPADDRMRRHYLGAEPIVVVARKGHPRVEGAIDLDTYLALDHIIATARPYGPGIEDMALDRMGLARRVAVRCQHAITAWQIVAASDMLFALPKSHAAVLDAMWPMQLLDLPLPVEPGGSYLYWHQAAEADPGLGWLRGIIVEELGKPA; encoded by the coding sequence TTGCGGCATCTCGCCCGGTTCGATCTCAACCTGCTGCGCATTTTCGACGCGATCTTCGCCAAGGGCGGCGTATCGGCGGCGGCGCGCCACCTCAACCTGTCGCAACCCGCGATCAGCCACGCGCTCGCGCGGCTGCGCGCGCAGTTCGACGATCCGCTCTTCGTGCGGCAGGGCAATCGCCTCGTCCCCACCTCGGCCGCGCGCGCCATCGCGGGGCCGGTGCGCGAGGCGCTGCGCGGGCTCGACGCCGCGCTCGATGCCGCGACCGCCTTCGACCCCGCGCAGACGACGCGCGAGTTCCGTATCGGGGTGCGGCTGTCGGGCGAAATGCCGCGCTTTTCCTCGCTGGTCGCGCGCGTGCGCGCCGCGGCGCCGCATGCCGCGCTCGCCAGCGTCACCTTCCGCCGCCGCGATCTGGTGACGATGCTCGCGAACGGCGATCTCGACCTCGCGCTCGATGTCGCGCTGCCCGCCGATGACCGGATGCGCCGCCACTATCTCGGCGCCGAGCCGATCGTCGTCGTCGCGCGCAAGGGGCATCCGCGCGTCGAGGGGGCGATCGACCTCGACACCTATCTGGCGCTCGACCATATCATCGCGACGGCGCGGCCCTATGGTCCGGGGATCGAGGATATGGCGCTCGACCGCATGGGCCTCGCGCGCCGCGTCGCGGTGCGCTGCCAGCATGCGATCACCGCCTGGCAGATCGTCGCCGCGTCCGACATGCTCTTCGCGCTCCCGAAATCGCACGCCGCCGTGCTCGACGCGATGTGGCCGATGCAGCTTCTCGACCTGCCGCTGCCGGTCGAGCCCGGTGGCAGCTATCTCTACTGGCACCAGGCGGCGGAGGCCGACCCCGGGCTCGGCTGGCTGCGCGGCATCATTGTCGAGGAGTTAGGCAAGCCGGCATAA
- a CDS encoding MFS transporter, with the protein MAADTVPTTEAERDARALHGADETGGHRIDPAEIAIGVIIGRTSEFFDFFVYAIASVLVFPKLVFPHLDPLTGTLWSFAIFALAFVSRPVGTIIFTAIDRAYGRGAKLTIALFLLGGSTAAIAFLPGYHSVGIGAALLLALFRMGQGVALGGSWDGLASLLAINAPENRRGWYAMIPQLGAPLGLIVASLLFMFLISALPAEDFLAWGWRYPFFVAFAINVVALFARLRIVVTPEYAELFENRALEPAPLLETLRSEWKTIVIGTFAPLASFAMFHMVTVYPLSWVFLFTDESPVRFLVIEAIAAVVGVAAIVVSGILADRVGRRTLLAVTAAAIAAFSGFAPQLLDAGEFGEAAFMILGFALLGLSFGQSSGALSSNFHPRHRYTGSAFTSDLAWLFGAGFAPMVALWLSSQFGLIAAGAYLLSGALGTLVALWLNRELASTID; encoded by the coding sequence ATGGCTGCCGACACCGTCCCCACGACCGAGGCCGAACGCGACGCCCGCGCCCTCCACGGCGCCGACGAGACCGGGGGCCACCGCATCGATCCGGCCGAGATCGCGATCGGGGTGATCATCGGGCGGACGTCGGAATTCTTCGACTTCTTCGTCTATGCCATCGCGTCGGTGCTCGTCTTTCCGAAACTCGTCTTTCCGCATCTCGACCCGCTGACGGGCACGCTCTGGTCGTTCGCGATCTTCGCCCTCGCCTTCGTTTCGCGCCCCGTCGGCACGATCATCTTCACCGCGATCGACCGCGCCTATGGCCGCGGCGCGAAGCTCACCATCGCGCTTTTCCTGCTCGGCGGGTCGACGGCGGCAATCGCCTTCCTGCCGGGCTATCATTCGGTCGGCATCGGCGCCGCGCTGCTCCTCGCGCTGTTCCGCATGGGCCAGGGCGTGGCGCTCGGCGGTTCGTGGGACGGCCTCGCCTCACTCCTCGCGATCAACGCGCCCGAAAACCGCCGCGGCTGGTATGCGATGATCCCGCAGCTCGGCGCACCGCTCGGCCTCATCGTCGCCAGCCTGCTCTTCATGTTCCTGATCTCCGCCCTCCCGGCCGAGGACTTCCTCGCCTGGGGCTGGCGCTACCCCTTCTTCGTCGCCTTCGCGATCAACGTCGTCGCGCTGTTCGCGCGGCTGCGCATCGTCGTGACCCCCGAATATGCCGAGCTGTTCGAGAATCGCGCGCTCGAGCCCGCGCCCCTGCTCGAAACGCTGCGCTCCGAATGGAAGACGATCGTCATCGGCACCTTCGCGCCGCTCGCCAGCTTCGCGATGTTCCACATGGTCACCGTCTATCCGCTGTCGTGGGTGTTCCTGTTCACCGACGAAAGCCCGGTGCGCTTCCTGGTGATCGAGGCGATCGCCGCGGTCGTCGGCGTCGCCGCGATCGTCGTGTCGGGCATCCTCGCCGACCGTGTCGGCCGCCGCACGCTTCTCGCGGTCACCGCCGCCGCCATCGCGGCGTTCAGCGGCTTCGCGCCGCAATTGCTCGACGCGGGCGAGTTTGGCGAGGCCGCGTTCATGATCCTCGGCTTCGCGCTGCTCGGCCTGTCGTTCGGTCAGTCGTCGGGGGCGCTGTCCTCGAACTTCCATCCGCGCCACCGCTACACCGGCTCGGCCTTCACCTCCGACCTCGCCTGGCTGTTCGGCGCCGGTTTCGCGCCGATGGTCGCGCTGTGGCTGTCGAGCCAATTCGGGCTGATCGCGGCGGGCGCCTATCTGCTGTCGGGCGCGCTCGGTACGCTCGTCGCGCTGTGGCTCAACCGCGAACTGGCGAGCACGATTGACTGA
- a CDS encoding acyl-CoA dehydrogenase family protein, which produces MTEIELQAELNDLRMSKEAQPLFDAVKRHIADNVDPITEEFFRLGEGRTDRWSWAPGQLELLEGAKAKAKASGLWNFFLPHGDTGTPLSNLDYAYIAAELGKSPLASESLNCSAPDTGNMEVLEMVGTPKQKDRWLKPLLNGEIRSAYVMTEPGVASSDASNLETSARLEGDEWVINGEKYFISGAGDPRCKILICMVKTNPEAARKAQHSQILVPMDTPGVQVLGPMRVFGADHAPQGHMHMRFDNVRVPRENILLGEGRGFEISQMRLGPGRIHHCMRTIGKAEVALDLMVKRGNSRSAFGRPLSQLGKNLEVIARARVEIEAMRLIVLKAAKAMDLLGNREARVWVSMAKAMVPERVCQIIDQAIQIHGATGISHWTPLADLYADVRHLRFADGPDEVHYMVVGRDELGRH; this is translated from the coding sequence ATGACCGAAATCGAACTTCAGGCCGAACTCAACGACCTGCGCATGTCGAAGGAAGCGCAGCCGCTCTTCGACGCGGTGAAGCGTCACATCGCCGACAATGTCGACCCGATCACCGAGGAGTTTTTCCGTCTTGGTGAGGGCCGCACCGACCGCTGGAGCTGGGCGCCGGGACAACTCGAGTTGCTCGAAGGCGCGAAAGCGAAGGCCAAGGCATCGGGCCTGTGGAATTTCTTCCTGCCGCACGGCGACACCGGCACCCCGCTCAGCAACCTCGACTATGCCTATATCGCCGCCGAACTCGGCAAGTCGCCGCTCGCATCCGAATCGCTGAACTGCTCGGCGCCCGATACGGGCAACATGGAAGTGCTCGAAATGGTCGGCACCCCCAAGCAGAAGGACCGCTGGCTCAAACCCCTTTTGAACGGCGAAATCCGCTCGGCCTATGTGATGACCGAACCCGGCGTCGCCTCGTCCGACGCGAGCAACCTCGAAACGAGCGCACGCCTCGAAGGCGATGAATGGGTCATCAACGGCGAGAAGTATTTCATCAGCGGCGCCGGCGACCCGCGCTGCAAGATATTGATCTGCATGGTCAAGACCAATCCCGAAGCCGCGCGCAAGGCGCAGCATTCGCAGATTCTCGTGCCGATGGACACGCCGGGCGTGCAGGTGCTCGGCCCGATGCGCGTCTTCGGCGCCGACCACGCGCCGCAGGGGCATATGCACATGCGCTTCGACAATGTCCGCGTGCCGCGCGAGAATATCCTGCTCGGCGAGGGCCGCGGGTTCGAGATTTCGCAGATGCGCCTCGGCCCGGGCCGCATCCATCATTGCATGCGCACGATCGGCAAGGCCGAAGTCGCGCTCGACCTGATGGTCAAGCGCGGCAATTCGCGTTCCGCCTTCGGCCGCCCGCTGTCGCAGCTCGGCAAGAATCTGGAGGTGATCGCCCGCGCCCGCGTCGAGATCGAGGCGATGCGCCTGATCGTGCTCAAGGCGGCAAAGGCGATGGACCTGCTCGGCAACCGCGAGGCGCGCGTTTGGGTCAGCATGGCGAAGGCGATGGTCCCCGAACGCGTCTGCCAGATCATCGACCAGGCGATCCAGATCCACGGCGCGACGGGCATCTCGCACTGGACCCCGCTCGCCGACCTTTACGCCGACGTCCGCCACCTGCGCTTCGCCGACGGCCCCGACGAGGTGCATTATATGGTCGTCGGCCGCGACGAACTCGGACGTCACTGA